Proteins from a single region of Dictyostelium discoideum AX4 chromosome 5 chromosome, whole genome shotgun sequence:
- the gol gene encoding hypothetical protein, with amino-acid sequence MTSVNEHSLLINNNENNDNNNNHINQRNNKNNINNRNNIGVNNNNNNNNNNNNNNINNNNNNNNNNNNNNNNNNNSNTGKIYLRKKKKWNFRKKILPMIVILIITAIVVCLVVFSLPFDSSNTIYNQSPFVIKEDDNLLELAMKSRQNLLNIHGNQTISKLDFAILVSNPIGYWQLATFNGKNNSNPQQTLFLPLLAAAVNWCMNQNNDPHCLQTAAGPMMNDMSSIHAGILMDIITDAPNQEFQTSNSTGFQSWLTKRESIELFLNSFNLLGNQTIINKFYPSNSGPTATWGEGLIQKLMGDNQMCPYDSALLMLNLVKSGILSEGQSYMTDLISRQTFSTFTSIGFGLPPGTTLHSVLGTSSSTKDLNEIAHLVLPNGGEMIFSIFSNGYENFGHAPYQSSILGNFAGDLIRSLGIDIGCPNKIVMTSQDKNCTVTGAPWTLDTSIQAYNNSFLYISGGVTPTSTVTWSFTINVTGLYEVCVWFPNGDLHTSVSYKVEPGDGMIYYFPVDQVHYGARWIRLDSFFIVAGNQPIISLSNRGIDPSKTVVADSVKLTRWPSSKGIPGFSNDFVIAESPE; translated from the exons ATGACATCTGTTAATGAACattctttattaataaacaataatgaaaataatgataataataacaatcatataaatcaaagaaataataaaaataatataaataacagAAATAACATCggtgtaaataataataataataacaataataataataataataataatataaataataataataataataataataataataataataataataataataataataattcaaatacaggtaaaatatatttaagaaagaaaaagaaatggaATTTTAGGAAAAAGATATTACCAATGATagttatattaattataacgGCAATAGTGGTTTGTTTAGTAGTTTTTAGTTTACCATTTGATAGTTCGAATACAATTTATAATCAATCGCCATTTGTAATAAAAGAagatgataatttattagaaTTAGCAATGAAATCAAGACagaatcttttaaatatacATGGTAATCAAACTATTAGTAAATTAGATTTTGCAATTTTAGTTTCAAATCCAATTGGTTATTGGCAATTAGCAACTTTTaatggtaaaaataattcaaatccaCAACAAACTTTATTCTTACCTTTATTAGCTGCTGCTGTAAA TTGGTGTATGAATCAAAATAATGATCCACATTGTTTACAAACGGCAGCAGGACCAATGATGAATGATATGAGTTCTATACATGCAGGTATTTTAATGGATATAATTACAGATGCACCAAATCAAGAATTTCAaacatcaaattcaacagGTTTTCAAAGTTGGTTAACAAAAAGAGAAtctattgaattatttttaaattcttttaatttattaggtAATCAaactataattaataaattttatccTTCAAATTCTGGTCCAAC TGCAACATGGGGAGAAggattaattcaaaaattaatgggAGATAATCAAATGTGTCCATATGATTCAGCATTGTTAATGTTGAATTTAGTGAAATCAGGTATTTTATCAGAAGGTCAATCATATATGACCGATTTAATAAGTAGACAAACTTTTTCAACATTTACAAgtattggttttggtttacCACCGGGTACAACTTTACATTCAGTATTGGGTACATCATCAAGTACAAaggatttaaatgaaatcgCTCATTTGGTATTACCAAATGGTGGTGAAATGATTTTTAGTATATTTAGTAATGGTTATGAAAATTTTGGACATGCACCTTATCAATCATCGATTTTAGGAAACTTTGCTGGTGACTTGATTAGATCATTGGGTATTGATATCGGATGTCCAAATAAGATTGTAATGACATCTCAAGATAAGAATTGCACTGTAACTGGTGCACCTTGGACATTGGATACTTCAATTCAAgcttataataatagttttctATATATTTCAGGTGGTGTCACTCCAACTAGTACCGTAACTTGGTCGTTCACTATCAATGTAACTGGTTTATATGAAGTATGTGTATGGTTCCCAAATGGTGATCTTCATACATCTGTATCCTATAAAGTTGAGCCTGGTGACGGTATGATCTACTATTTCCCTGTGGATCAAGTTCATTATGGTGCAAGATGGATAAGATTAGATAGTTTTTTCATTGTTGCTGGTAATCAACCAATTATTTCACTTTCAAATAGAGGTATTGACCCTTCAAAAACTGTTGTAGCTGATTCTGTCAAATTAACTCGTTGGCCATCAAGTAAAGGTATACCAGGTTTCTCAAATGATTTCGTTATTGCTGAATCTCcagaataa